The Streptomyces sp. NBC_00335 DNA window CGGTCGCGACGGACGGGTTCATGACAGGCGAACTTAGCGTTTCTGTTCCCCTCTGCGCCATTAGTTCGAGGAATCAGTTCCCAAAGAAACAAACAGGTGTTGAACCACCCCGACGCGCCGGACGTGCCGTTGACAGGGGGATCGGCACCACCGTCCCCCCACGGAGGTTGTTTTGTCCGTCATCCCCACCGCACCCGCGTCACAAGGAGAGTCCCCCGTGACCACCGAAGCAGCGCCGCCCCCGGGCAGCGCGGGAACGCCGCCGGCGACCCCCGCGGCCGAAGAGTTCGTACGCGTCCAGCAGAGCGAGGAGTTCGCCGAGCTGCGCCGCGCGCACCGCTCCTTCGCCTTCCCGCTCACCGTGGCGTTCATCGCCTGGTACCTGCTCTACGTCCTGCTCTCCAACTACGCGGGCGGCTTCATGGGGACGAAGCTCTTCGGCAACATCAACGTGGCCCTCGTCCTGGGCCTCGGCCAGTTCGCGACGACCTTCCTCATCGCCTGGCTGTACTCGCGCCACGCGGCGGCCCAGCTCGACCCCAGGGCCTCGGCCATCAAGGCAAGGATGGAGGCGGGCGAATGAGCGCCCCGCTGTACGTGGCGGTCGCCGGTGCGGCCACGGCGGGTACGACCACCGCCGCAGGCGCCTCCGAGCACCGCCCGCTGATCATCACCCTGTTCGGGCTGTTCGTCGTCGCCACCCTGGCCATCACGATCTGGGCCGGACGCCAGACCAAGGACGCCGCCGACTTCTACGCGGGCGGCCGCCAGTTCACCGGATTCCAGAACGGCCTGGCCATCTCCGGCGACTACATGTCCGCCGCGTCCTTCCTCGGCATCGCCGGAGCCATCGCGCTCTTCGGCTACGACGGCTTCCTCTACTCGATCGGCTTCCTCGTCGCCTGGCTGGTGGCCCTGCTCCTGGTCGCCGAGCCGCTGCGCAACTCCGGCCGCTACACGATGGGCGACGTGCTCGCCTACCGGATGCGCCAGCGCCCCGTACGCACCGCCGCCGGCACCTCCACCATC harbors:
- a CDS encoding DUF485 domain-containing protein, with translation MTTEAAPPPGSAGTPPATPAAEEFVRVQQSEEFAELRRAHRSFAFPLTVAFIAWYLLYVLLSNYAGGFMGTKLFGNINVALVLGLGQFATTFLIAWLYSRHAAAQLDPRASAIKARMEAGE